In the genome of Pontibacter actiniarum, the window GACGACGGGCGGAAGTACGGCGGCATGGGCGGCATGGCCCGCCGCGCCACCCTTATAGAGCAGATACGGCAGCAGGAGCCGAACGTGCTGCTGCTGGATGCCGGCGACATTTGGCAGGGCACCCCGTACTTCAACTTCTTTAACGGCGAGCTGGAGTACAAGCTCATGAGCCAGATGAAGTATGACGCGGCCACTTTCGGCAACCATGACTTTGATAACGGCTTGCAGGGGCTGGAGCGGCAGTTGCCGAAGGCCAGCTTCCCGTTTGTGTCTGCCAACTACGACTTCAGCAAAACAATCCTGAAGAACCGGTTCGAGCCTTACAAAATCTTTGAAAAGCAGGGCGTGCGCATTGGTGTGTTCGGGTTGGGCATTGAGCTGGCGGGCCTGGTGAGCAAGAACAATTACGGCGAAACATTGTACCTGGACCCGGTGGCCACGGCGCGCGAAATGGTACAGGAGTTACGCGATAATCAGCAGTGTAATCTGGTGGTGTGCCTTTCACACTTGGGTTACAAATATGAGGACGGGAAAATAGATGATGTCACACTCGCGCAGCAGGTGGAGGGCATTGACCTGATCATTGGCGGGCACACCCACACCTTTCTGGATCAGCCGGCAGTCTTCAGGCACGCCTCCGGGCACGAAACACTTGTGAACCAGGTAGGTTGGTCTGGTATTTTCCTGGGCCGCATCGACTACAGCTTCAGCAGGAAAACGAAGAAAAAAACAGACGTGCGAACAGCCTTGCTGCCGGTAAACA includes:
- a CDS encoding bifunctional metallophosphatase/5'-nucleotidase, whose amino-acid sequence is MRRRDFLKTTALGAAGVSLLGVPFSAEAAQSIRLTILHTNDQHSRIDPFPDDGRKYGGMGGMARRATLIEQIRQQEPNVLLLDAGDIWQGTPYFNFFNGELEYKLMSQMKYDAATFGNHDFDNGLQGLERQLPKASFPFVSANYDFSKTILKNRFEPYKIFEKQGVRIGVFGLGIELAGLVSKNNYGETLYLDPVATAREMVQELRDNQQCNLVVCLSHLGYKYEDGKIDDVTLAQQVEGIDLIIGGHTHTFLDQPAVFRHASGHETLVNQVGWSGIFLGRIDYSFSRKTKKKTDVRTALLPVNTPVTTS